Below is a genomic region from Mesorhizobium sp. NZP2298.
GTCGAGCAGCTCGCGCTTGCCGCCGATCACGACCCAGGCGTCGACCATCAGCAGCGCGCCCTCGCGGTCGAGGCCGCAGCGGATTTCCGTGGTGGTCGGGCCGGGGGCCGCGAAACAGCCGGCGCGCACGGCATCGAGTTCGTCGAGGAAGGCGCCGACGGCATCGGCCTCGCAACTGAAATAGATGTTGTGCTTGACCACATCGGCCATCCCGGCGCCGGCCTGGGCGAGAAGGGCCGCCAACCGGTCGAAGATGGCGCGCGCCTGACCGGTTATGCCGGTTGCGACCATATTGCCTCTGGCGTCCGTCGCCATCAGCCCGCCGATGAAGACCAGGTCGCCGGCGCGGACGGCCTGTGGCGTCGATCCTTCGATATCGCTGAATGTCTGCATCCGCACCACGTATCCTCCCCGCTGATTTTATACTTACTTACCTGCAAGTCAGTTTCTCGTCAAATGCTGGGGATGCCGCAAAGCTTCGGCGTCCAAGGCCAACGCATTTGGCTATGATGGAAGCATGGACGAGACCGACACCAGACAGGCGATCAAGGATACGGCGCTGGAGCTTCTGGTGCGTCATGGCTATCGCGGCACCAGCTTCGGCGATATCTCGGCGGCGCTCGGCACGACGCGCGCCAACATCCACTATCATTTCGGCAACAAACAGGCGCTGGTCGACGAGGTGCTTGGCGACTACATGCAGGCGACGCTGAGCGGCTTGCGCGCGGTCTGGTCGGCGGAGGGAGCCAGCCTGTCCGATCAGGTCGAGGCGATGATCGCCTACAGCCGCGCGCGTTTCAGCCATTTCAATCCGAGCGGTACCGAGGGGCACGGCTGGAGCCTGATCTCGCGGCTGCGCCAGGATGCCGATCTGCTGGGCGATCGCGGCCGGCAGATGCTTAGCCATTTCGGCGTCGAGCTCTCGGCTCTGTTTGCGGAGGCGCTGTCGTCGGCGGGTCGGCGCGGCGAGCTTGCGCCCAATGTGGTGCCGGCCGACGCCGCGCTGCTGTTTGCGGTGATAGCCGACAATGCCGCGCCGATCACGCTTGCCGAGGGCGGTTTCGAGCGGCTGGAGCGGACCTATCGCAGCCTGCGGCAGATGATCGAGAACCGGTCCTGAACGGATCAAGGGCCGGCTCTATCCGCTTGTTTATCCTCGGCTAATCTCGCCCGCCTTGAGACGGGTGCGAAACTCCTCCAGCTCGGCATCGGCAATGCCGGCGACCTCGGTCTCGGCCGGATAGCCGCCGGCGGCGACCTCCTTGCGAAAGCCTGACAGCGCCTCGACGCGGGCATCGCGGACGGCCTTGTGGAGGGCGGCCAGATTGCCCCAGGCGCGGGCATGGCGGGGCAGGCGGGCGCTTTCGCCTGATATGTCCGAGGTGAACAGGAACATCACATCGGCTGATGGACCGGAACCCAGCGAGACCGTGACCAGCCCGGTGCGGCGGTTGATCTCGGCCATGACCTCGGCTGGAATGATTTCGCATTCGACGGCGAAGGCGCCGGCATCTTCCAGCCGACGGAAGCGGTCCCACAATTCGAGCGCCTCGATGGCGGTCTTGCCGACGGCGCGTATGCCGCCGACCCAGGTCGATTTGCGCGGCACGAAGCCGAGATGGCCCATCACGGGGATCTGCTCGTTGGCGAGCATGCGCACGGTCTCGTGGCCGCGTCCGGTGATGACGGCGTCGGCGCCGGCCGTGATCGCGCTGAAGGCGGTGCGCAGGATCTCGTCCGATGTCACCGCGTCGGCGAAGCCGAGGGCGGCGGTGACGAAGACACGGCGCGAGCCTTCGCGCACGCGCGCCACATTGGCGGCGCGGCACACCACCATCTCGATGCCGGCGGCCTCCGCCGCCTCCGCCTCGTCCACCGTCTCGGCCGTCACCTGCGCGACGTGCCGGCCGCTGCCCTTCAGCGCCCGCAGGCTGGCGACGGTTGCGCCGCGCTCGACCTCGCGGCCGCCGAAGTCGAAGATGCGGGGCATGTCAGCCCTTCAGCTTCTTCGCGTAGTAGTCGGGCGCGACAACGCCGGGCTTGGAGAACCAGGCCGGCACGTCGACGCCGGAATAGAGCAGGATGTTGCCCCAGGGGTCGAAGGCGCCGGTGCGCACGATGACCTTGGCCTTTTTGGCCATCTCGCCGAGGATGGTCTCGTGCGTGGTCGTCTCGAAATCGGCGTCCGGGAACAGGCGCTTGAGCTTCGCCAGCAGCGGCGCGTTGTGCACCGGCAGCGTGTCGGCATAGCCGACGCGCTCGGCGATCAGGTTCGCCGCGATCGGGCCGAGCACCGTTTCCAGGTCCGGCACGTCGGGCGAGATGGCGAGGTCGATGCGCCAGGCGCTCGACGGGATCGGAAAGCCCGCGTCGCAGACGATCATCAGATCGCCGTGGCCCATCGAGGCGATGGCGTGCGACAGTTCGGCGTTGAGCAGGCGGTTCCGGTTCATGTCGTTTCCTTCCAAGTTGTCTTGAGGGCTTGCGCATAAAGCGCGTCGGCCTGACCGCGTTCGGGCAGGCCGGGAATGACGCCGAGCCTTGTGCAGGCTATGCCACCGCAGACGACGCCGAAGCGCACGGCGTCGACAATGTCGCGGCCCTCGGCCAGCGCCACGGCAAAGCCTGAGTTAAAGGCGTCGCCGGCGCCGGTGGTGTCGACCACCCCGACCGGCACGGCCGGCACCATGATGTCGAGCTCGTCGGTCAGGATCAGCGCGCCGCTGCGGCCAAGCGTCACCACGACGTTGCGCACGCCACGGCGGCGCAGTTCGCCGGCCAGTTCGCGTGACGAGCGCGGATCGTCGGCGGGCAGGCCAAGCAGGATGCGCAATTCGCTTTCGTTCGGCGTTAGATAGTCGACATTGGCGAAGATCGCGTCGGGAAGCTGGCGCGCGGGGGCTGGATTGAGGATGGTGCGGGCGCCGTGCCTGCGGCCAAGCTCCATGGCGCGGGCGGCTGCGGGTATCGGCACTTCGAGCACGGTCATCACCACATCGCTCCGCGCAATGCGCTGTTCCGCGGTATCGACGACTGCCGCGTCCATCAGCTCGTTGGCGCCCATGTCGAGGATGATGAAATTCTCGCCCTTGTCGTTGAGGATGATGAAGCCGACGCCGGTGGCGCGTTCCGTCCGTGTCGTCACAAAGCTCGCATCGACGCCCTCGGCGGCATAGAGGTCGGTGGCGATGCCGGCGAGCTTGTCGGTGCCGATGATGGCGACCAGCGAGGAGGCGGCGCCGAGCCTGGAGGTCGCCACCGCCTGGTTCGAGCCCTTGCCGCCGGCGCCCATGTCGAAATCGGTGCCGAGCATGGTCTCGCCGAAGATCGGCAGTTTCGGCGCCCGCATGGTCAGGCCGACAGCGAAGCTGCCGACGATGGTGATCCTTGGTGCGGTCTGGGGTTTGCTCATCAATCGCCTCGTTCAGGACGCCATGGCGCGCGCCAGGATCGCTTCCTCGTTGATGCCGGCTCCGGTCAGTTCACCCGAAACGCGGCCATTGCGCAGCACCAGAACGCGTTCGGCGTTCATGATCAATTCGGGAATCTCCGACGAGATCATCACCACCGCCACGCCTTCGCCGGCAATGCCGCGCAATATGGCGTAGATCTCGGCCTTGGCGCCGACATCGACGCCGCGCGTCGGCTCGTGCAGCACCAGCACGCGCGGATTGGTGACGAGGCTACGGCCCAGGATGATCTTCTGCTGGTTGCCGCCGGACAGCGTGGCGAGCTTCTGGCCGAGATGTGAAATGCGCGCATCGAGCCGGGCGACCTGCGCGCGCGCCTCGCGGCGCACGGCACCACGCCGCATGAAGCCGGCCAGCGAAAAGCGCGGCAGCGAGGCCGAGACGACATTGTTGGCGACGCTCATCGTCAGCAGCGCGCCGGCGCCGCGCCGGTCGGCCGGCACCAACGCCATGCCGTTGCGGATCGAGGCCCGCGGGTCGGCGGCGCGCAATTCCGTGCCGTCGATGGTAACGCGCCCGCGCCGGGCGCAGAGGCCAAACAGGGCTTCGCCGAGCATGTCCTTGCCGGAATCCGGCAGGCCGCCAATGCCGAGGATCTCGCCGGCGCGGGCATGGAAGCTCAGCTCGTCCAGGCTCGGCGCGGTCAGCTTTTCGACGGCGAGCACGATCGGCGCGTCATGCGAGCGCGCCTCGGCCTGCAGCGACCACTGCGCCGCCGTGTCGAGTTCGCGGCCGACCATGGCGCGGATCAGCCGGTCCTCCGACAGGCCGTCATTGTCGATGGTCTCGATGGTGCGGCCGTCGCGCATCACGGTGATGCGGTCGGCAAGGTCGAGCACTTCCTTCAAATGATGCGAGACGTAGATGACGGTGACGCCTTCGCCGCGCAACTGTTTGACGATCTCGAACAGGCGGTCGCTCTCGCGCTTGGAGAGCGCGGAATTGGGTTCGTCCAGCACCAGCACGCGGGCGCGCTGGCGGATGGCGCCAGCGATCTCGACCAGCTGCATCTCGGCCACCGACAGGCGCGAGACCCTGGTGTCGGGATCGAGCGCGCCCATGCCGAGCCGGGCCAGCGCCGCGCGCGCCTCGCGCCGCATCTCGTCGCGCGGCACCAGTGATACGACGGAGCGCGTCGCCATGTCCGACATCATGATGTTCTCGGCGATGGTCAGCGTCGGGCAGAGCGCCAGTTCCTGGTAGACCACCGTGATGCCGGCGGCGCGGCTGGCGAGCGGCGAGGCGATAATTGCCGGCTTGCCGTCGATGCGGATCTCGCCGCCATCGGGCTGCAGATCGCCGGCCAGCATGTTCATCAGCGTCGACTTGCCGGCGCCGTTCTCGCCGATCACGGCATGAACCTCGCCGGCGCGGAAGGCGACGGAAATACGGTCAAGCGCCAGCACGCCGGGGAACCGCTTGGTCAGGCCGGAGATTTCGACGATCGGGGCAGGGGTCTGTTGTTCTGTCATCGGCTGGCTGGCCAGGCGGGTCCGCCGGTCCCGAGGACCGGCGGACCGCAAGGCTGGCTTGTTACTTCTTGGCCACCTCGGCGATGTTTTCCTTGGTGTAGATGCCGACGCCGGTATCGACATTGTCGATCGGCTCACCCTTGAGGAACTTGACCAGCAGGTCGACGGCGGCAAAGCCCTGCTTCTCCGGCGCCTGGTCGATCGTGGCATCGACATTGCCGTCCTGCACGAGCTGCACCGTCTGGTCGAGCAGGTCGAAGCCGACCACCTTGACCTTGTCGGCGGCCTTGTTGCGTTCCACCCAGGTGCCAGCGGCCGGCGTCGAGCAGCATTCGAGCGACAGCACGCCCGAGATCGACGGGTTGGCGAGCATGGCGTTCTCGATCGCCGAATAGATCTTCTGCGGGTCGGTGCCGGTGTTGAGCGTGTTGACAACTTCGATGCCGGGCTCGGCCTTGAGCGCTTCGCGAGCGCCTTTCTCGCGGTCGAGCGACCATTGCGCGGCGGCGTCGATGGTGGTGATCATCACCTTGCCCTTGCCGCCCAGCACCTTGGACATCAGCTTGCCCGCCTCGCGGCCGGACTGGACGAGGTCCTGGCCGGCGAAGGCGAGGCGCTTGCTCTGGGGATTGTCGGTGTTGAAGGTGACGACCGGGATGCCGGCGGCAATGACGCGGTCGATCACCGGCGCCAGCGCGTCGGTCGAGACCGAGGAGATCGCCAGGCCGTCCATCTTGCCCATCAGCGTCTCGATCTCCGAGATCTGGCCGTCGGCATCGGCGCCGACCGGGCCGATGAACTGAGCGCCGACCTTGTCCTCCTTGGCGGCGCGCTCGACGCCCGCCTTCATGAACGGCGCGAATTCGTTGGAGACGTCATGGTAAGAGACGTAGAAGTCGAGCGGCTGGCCGGCATCGATCTTGGCCTTGATGCGGGGCGCAAGCTGGAAATCGGCGAGCTTGGATTCGGCATGGGCCGAGAGCGGAAGAAGGCCGATCGCTGCCGCGAGAATGACGTGTCTGATGTTCATGGATAGTCCTCCCTTTTGGTTCTGGTTGCTTCTGTCTTCTGCGATTAACCCGCTCGGCGCGTGCTCCATTTGTCGATGCCGACCGCGATGATGATGACCAGGCCGATCATCAGTTCCTGCACGAAGGGCGACACGCCGAGCAGCACAAGGCCGTTGCGCATGACCCCGATGATGAGCACGCCCAGGATGGTGCCGAGGATCGTGCCTTCGCCGCCCGACAGCGAGGCGCCGCCGACAATGGTCGCGGCGATGACGTCGAGCTCGAGGCCAAGGCCGGTGCGTCCGGCCTGGCTGGAGGGCAGGAAGGCGAGGCCCAGAATGCCGGCGAAGGCGGCAAGCACGCCCATCAGGATGAAGGCTGATATCTTGACCTTGTTGACGGAAATGCCGGAAACGCGCGCGGCCTTGGCGCTGCCGCCGACGGCATAGACGCGGAAGCCGAAATTGGAGAAGGACAGGACAAGCCAGGCCAGCACCGCGACGATGACCAGGAACACCAGCTGCATGGGAATGATGGTGAAGAGATAGCCCTGGCCCATGAAGGAGAAGGCCTGCAGCACATCGGGCAGCGCGCCATTGCGGGCGTTGACCGTCACCGGCTGGCCGTTGGTCAGGATCAGCGCTGCACCGCGCACGATGGACAGCATGCCGAGCGTGGCGATCAGCGAGGGCAGGCGGCCATAGGTGGAGAGCACGCCGTTGATGAGGCCGATGACGACGCCGGTGGCGAGGCCGACGCAGATCGCCGGCAGCAGCGCCCAGCCGGCGATGATCAGCATGCCTGTGGCGAGGCCCGAAAACGCATAGGTCGAGCCGACCGACAGGTCGACCTCGCCCGCGATCAGCACGAACGTCATGCCGACCGCCATGATCCCGAGCAAGGAGATCTGGCGCCCGACATTGAGCAGGTTGAGCGATGTCAGGAATCCATCGGTGGCGAAGGACAGGAACAGGCACAGCACGAGCAGGGCGATGAACACACCTGCCTCGCGCGCCCGCAAAAGCCGCGCCAGCGTGAATCGGTCCGTGGCTGGCGCGCGCGCGCCGGTCCTGACCGCATGGGCCATACAGCATCCTCCCTCAGCGTGATCGGCCGGTCCTCACCAGCGTGACCACTCTTCCATTCCATCGACCCGAGCCGAGCTCGTGCGCGGGCCGATGCATTCGTGCCGATCCCAAACTGATTCAGGGTCGGGCTCTATCTCCCTGTTCAGCCATGATCTTTCGGTGAGCCGTGCGCGGCTCCGGGGATCATGACCATGGCGTGGGCGTCGCCGCCCATGCCGGTATTTTTCCGGCGTCAGGACGCCTGGCGGAACGAACCGGCAGGCACCTTGCGCAGCTCGTCGAAATTCCCGTATTCGCGAACCTTCTTGAACGGCGCGTTCTCGACGGCGTTGTAGGAGCAGATGTAGCCCCAGCGATAGGTGTCGGAGCGGTTGGCATCGGAGCGGTGCAGGAGATTGCCGTCGAAGATCAGCGCGTCGCCGGCTTCCATCTCGACATAGATGTGCTCGTAGCGCTTGAGTGCTGCTTCCAGATGTTCCTGCTCGACATTGGTCTGGTCGTTCTCGCGGATATGATTGAGGCGGCCGAGCTTGTGCGTGCCCTTCAGCACCTGCAGGCAGCCATTCTCGCGGGTTGCCTTGTCGAGCGCGACATAGATGCTCATCATCTCCGGCGCCAGGCAGCCGTAATTGTACCAATAGCCGAAATCCTGGTGCCATTCCCAGGCGCCGCCCTCATTGGGCTGCTTCATCGTCATCTTGTGGCTGTAGAGGTAGATCGGCTTGCCGACGGCGTCTTCCGCCAGATCGACCATGCGCTCGTCGCGGGCGAGCAGCCCGTATTTGTCGTCCTCGGCCTTGGTCCACATCTTCAGAAGGGTGGTCTTGCCCTCCTTG
It encodes:
- a CDS encoding 3-methyl-2-oxobutanoate hydroxymethyltransferase, with amino-acid sequence MPRIFDFGGREVERGATVASLRALKGSGRHVAQVTAETVDEAEAAEAAGIEMVVCRAANVARVREGSRRVFVTAALGFADAVTSDEILRTAFSAITAGADAVITGRGHETVRMLANEQIPVMGHLGFVPRKSTWVGGIRAVGKTAIEALELWDRFRRLEDAGAFAVECEIIPAEVMAEINRRTGLVTVSLGSGPSADVMFLFTSDISGESARLPRHARAWGNLAALHKAVRDARVEALSGFRKEVAAGGYPAETEVAGIADAELEEFRTRLKAGEISRG
- a CDS encoding ribokinase, which produces MSKPQTAPRITIVGSFAVGLTMRAPKLPIFGETMLGTDFDMGAGGKGSNQAVATSRLGAASSLVAIIGTDKLAGIATDLYAAEGVDASFVTTRTERATGVGFIILNDKGENFIILDMGANELMDAAVVDTAEQRIARSDVVMTVLEVPIPAAARAMELGRRHGARTILNPAPARQLPDAIFANVDYLTPNESELRILLGLPADDPRSSRELAGELRRRGVRNVVVTLGRSGALILTDELDIMVPAVPVGVVDTTGAGDAFNSGFAVALAEGRDIVDAVRFGVVCGGIACTRLGVIPGLPERGQADALYAQALKTTWKETT
- a CDS encoding TetR/AcrR family transcriptional regulator, translated to MDETDTRQAIKDTALELLVRHGYRGTSFGDISAALGTTRANIHYHFGNKQALVDEVLGDYMQATLSGLRAVWSAEGASLSDQVEAMIAYSRARFSHFNPSGTEGHGWSLISRLRQDADLLGDRGRQMLSHFGVELSALFAEALSSAGRRGELAPNVVPADAALLFAVIADNAAPITLAEGGFERLERTYRSLRQMIENRS
- a CDS encoding ABC transporter permease; the protein is MAHAVRTGARAPATDRFTLARLLRAREAGVFIALLVLCLFLSFATDGFLTSLNLLNVGRQISLLGIMAVGMTFVLIAGEVDLSVGSTYAFSGLATGMLIIAGWALLPAICVGLATGVVIGLINGVLSTYGRLPSLIATLGMLSIVRGAALILTNGQPVTVNARNGALPDVLQAFSFMGQGYLFTIIPMQLVFLVIVAVLAWLVLSFSNFGFRVYAVGGSAKAARVSGISVNKVKISAFILMGVLAAFAGILGLAFLPSSQAGRTGLGLELDVIAATIVGGASLSGGEGTILGTILGVLIIGVMRNGLVLLGVSPFVQELMIGLVIIIAVGIDKWSTRRAG
- a CDS encoding phytanoyl-CoA dioxygenase family protein, producing the protein MLAMTRKEAEDYARDGYIIRRGLLSVAEVEDFRDHARAQLEAENKNGAVMAKGDKEGKTTLLKMWTKAEDDKYGLLARDERMVDLAEDAVGKPIYLYSHKMTMKQPNEGGAWEWHQDFGYWYNYGCLAPEMMSIYVALDKATRENGCLQVLKGTHKLGRLNHIRENDQTNVEQEHLEAALKRYEHIYVEMEAGDALIFDGNLLHRSDANRSDTYRWGYICSYNAVENAPFKKVREYGNFDELRKVPAGSFRQAS
- a CDS encoding sugar ABC transporter ATP-binding protein; its protein translation is MTEQQTPAPIVEISGLTKRFPGVLALDRISVAFRAGEVHAVIGENGAGKSTLMNMLAGDLQPDGGEIRIDGKPAIIASPLASRAAGITVVYQELALCPTLTIAENIMMSDMATRSVVSLVPRDEMRREARAALARLGMGALDPDTRVSRLSVAEMQLVEIAGAIRQRARVLVLDEPNSALSKRESDRLFEIVKQLRGEGVTVIYVSHHLKEVLDLADRITVMRDGRTIETIDNDGLSEDRLIRAMVGRELDTAAQWSLQAEARSHDAPIVLAVEKLTAPSLDELSFHARAGEILGIGGLPDSGKDMLGEALFGLCARRGRVTIDGTELRAADPRASIRNGMALVPADRRGAGALLTMSVANNVVSASLPRFSLAGFMRRGAVRREARAQVARLDARISHLGQKLATLSGGNQQKIILGRSLVTNPRVLVLHEPTRGVDVGAKAEIYAILRGIAGEGVAVVMISSEIPELIMNAERVLVLRNGRVSGELTGAGINEEAILARAMAS
- a CDS encoding sugar ABC transporter substrate-binding protein, translated to MNIRHVILAAAIGLLPLSAHAESKLADFQLAPRIKAKIDAGQPLDFYVSYHDVSNEFAPFMKAGVERAAKEDKVGAQFIGPVGADADGQISEIETLMGKMDGLAISSVSTDALAPVIDRVIAAGIPVVTFNTDNPQSKRLAFAGQDLVQSGREAGKLMSKVLGGKGKVMITTIDAAAQWSLDREKGAREALKAEPGIEVVNTLNTGTDPQKIYSAIENAMLANPSISGVLSLECCSTPAAGTWVERNKAADKVKVVGFDLLDQTVQLVQDGNVDATIDQAPEKQGFAAVDLLVKFLKGEPIDNVDTGVGIYTKENIAEVAKK
- the rbsD gene encoding D-ribose pyranase, with the protein product MNRNRLLNAELSHAIASMGHGDLMIVCDAGFPIPSSAWRIDLAISPDVPDLETVLGPIAANLIAERVGYADTLPVHNAPLLAKLKRLFPDADFETTTHETILGEMAKKAKVIVRTGAFDPWGNILLYSGVDVPAWFSKPGVVAPDYYAKKLKG